The nucleotide sequence GACTTTATTCAAATTGTTCTTGTTCATAATATTAATGAGCAAGTAACATTTCGAAAAATCAAAAACAGTACATAATGAACTTATAACACGCTCGGCACCACCATATTTATCCAACCAATCAACAACCAGCACTTTTTTTGTCATAGAAAACCGTCGCTCTTTTATCAATTTGCAAAAGTAGTGATTTTTCAATTCTACCTTGCCTTATTACTTCTCGTTTATCTGTTAGACTATTTATCTTTAATGGCTTTATCATTTTGATGTATTGAGTCCTTGCTTTCCATTAAAAGAAAAATTAAAACAATCCCAAAATAATAAGCTCCCAATTGCCTGTGAAAAAAGCTTTCTATACTCGCAAACGACACTAAGGCAAGGATTAAAGCCGTGGCAAAAAAGTAATTCCATTTTTTAAGAAAAAATGAAATGAATATCAAACTAAACAGTAATGTCGCTAGAATTCCTGAACTTAAAACTAGGTCCATAAACTGATTGTGGGAATTAAAACGACTTTCCATAAAATAATTCTTCCGTCGGTTAGGCGTCACAGTTTCGCTATAACACTCAACCAGTCGATCTTTTGTTTCATAAAATCCCATTCCGGTTAGTGCAAAATTTTCTTCCTTAGCAATATTATAATTACACTGCCAGATAATAACCCTGGGTTCCATTTTTTTAAATAATTCTATATACCCTTTCTCTTGTTGGGCGCTATGCGTGTAGAAAAAACGTTCGCTTAAATTTTTGTTCAACATAAAGGCTACCACCATCAAACCTATGATTCCCAAAAAGAAAAATACATATTCCTTCTTCTTTTTAGAATAGAATATTTTGAGAAAAAATAACAGAATTAATAGTAGGATAGCTACCCGGGACGAAATAAGCAGAACAAACCCAGAACACAGAACGATGTTAGCAAAATACCACTTATT is from Constantimarinum furrinae and encodes:
- a CDS encoding O-antigen ligase family protein; protein product: MIAILKSIYPYLFLFFCFVLPLDKYATSVPNIVLIALVVIFPFVVRKENFKILLKREVIIFSAFILVVFFNSLLFHDFERDLTILKKIMASLLLIVLAIPLERTENLKKTVIISVLICIAISLYHLYFFYMREGEFNFAYGGEINEVLIIDRLYLGFLCVISVISSIGLIGNKYNEYNKWYFANIVLCSGFVLLISSRVAILLLILLFFLKIFYSKKKKEYVFFFLGIIGLMVVAFMLNKNLSERFFYTHSAQQEKGYIELFKKMEPRVIIWQCNYNIAKEENFALTGMGFYETKDRLVECYSETVTPNRRKNYFMESRFNSHNQFMDLVLSSGILATLLFSLIFISFFLKKWNYFFATALILALVSFASIESFFHRQLGAYYFGIVLIFLLMESKDSIHQNDKAIKDK